The Rhodococcus sp. B50 DNA window CTTCGCGTGCGGCGAGGAAGACGAGCACTTCCTGGGCGGGCTGCTCGAGTCCCTCACCGAAGCTCTCGACCGCGGCCGGCAGCAGAGCGGCGGTACCTTCCGGCCCGAGCGGGAGTCCGATGTCGGTGGAGGTGAGCACTTCCTTCGACAGCTGACCGAGTGCCTGGCCGAGCTGGGAACCGAAGGCGACCCCGCCCATCTGGGAGAACATGCCCATCATGGGTCCGGCCATCGCGCGGGCCTCCTCGGGCAGACCGCTCAGCATCATGCCGTTGACCTGTTCGGCGATCGGGTCGCACAGGCGCTTCCACGTCTCGAGGGTGTTGTCGAGCCAATCGATAGGTGTCCATGCGACGGCCTTCGACGCACCCGCGGGCAGCGTGGTGGCCGCGTCGAGCCACAGTTCGGCGAGACGCGCGGCGTCGGCCACGGCGTCGGCGGTGCGGGGGGAGACCGGTGTCACGGACCCGATCTGCTGACGTGCGAGTTTCGTCGCGATGTCGTAGTTGACCGGACCCGAGCCGCCGCCGGAACCCATGGCGCTGCCCATACCGGAGAGCATCTGTCCGAACTGGCTGAGCATCTGACCGAACTGCGCGGGATCGAAGCCCTGACCGCCGAACGGGTTGTCGCCTCCGCCACTGCCGGGAAGTCCGAATCCGAAGGGGATACCGCCACCGGAGCCGCCGCTACCGGATCCCTCGTCCTTCTTGCGGTCGGGGTCGTCGTCGGGATTCGAGAATCCGAAGGGCGTGTCGCTCATGCATCCAACGGTACAAGGCCTGCGGAGGCGGGACCGGCCTCGTGGTCACGCTGACGGCGAACACGGCGTGGTACGCCCTGATACTGCGGCGTGGTACGTCCTGATACTGCGGCGTGGTACGCGAGGGGACACGGCGTGGTCACGCTGAGGGTGGGTGTCGGCCGACCGCTACCCTGGCCGGGTGAATCGTCGCTACGTCCTGCCGCTCGCGCTCGTGCTCCCGATCCTCGTCATCGTGGTCGTGGCGTTCAACGTCCGGGCGCCGTACGTGGCGCTCGGCCCCGGCCCCGTCTTCGACACACTCGGCGAGGTCGAGGGCACGCCGGTCGTCGCGCTCGACGGGATCGAAGCGGACGAGACCGAGGGCAGTCTGTACATGACGACGGTCGGGGTGACCGACAATCTCACCCTCGCGCAGACCGTCACCGCCTGGCTCAGCGGACGGTACGGTGTCGCTCCGCGCGAACAGGTCTATCCGCCCGACCGCAGCAAGGACGAGGTGCAGGCCGTCGACCAGGCGCAGTTCGCCCAATCGGAACGGTCCGCCGAACTCGCCGCCCTGCACTATCTCGACCTGCCGGTGACCCTGCGGATCGCCGAGGTGGGCCAGGACGCCCCGGCCTCCGGGGTGCTCGAACCGGGCGACCGGATCGTCGCCGTCGGCGGCGAAGCGATGCGCACGGCCGGCCAGGTCCAGCGCGCGGTCGGCGAGGTCGCGCCGGGCGAGTCGGTGGACATCACCGTCGTGCGCGGCGACGCCGAGGAGTCGTTCGACGTTCCGGTCGGTCCTCGGCCCGGCGACGCGGACAAGGGTTTCCTGGGTATTGCGACCGAGGAGGTTCCCGAGGTGCCCTTCGAGGTCACCTTCAACCTGGCCGACATCGGGGGCCCGTCCGCGGGCCTGATGTTCAGTCTGGCTGTCGTGGACAAGCTCAGCCCGGGTCTGCTCAACGGCGGACTCAGCGTCGCCGGTACCGGCACGATCGACTCGGACGGTGTCGTCGGGCCGATCGGCGGGATCACTCACAAGCTCACCGCGGCGTCGGAGGACGGCGCGACCGTCTTCCTGGTTCCGGCCGAGAACTGCGCGGAGGCGCTGAGCGGCGCCCCCGAGGGGGTTCAGCTCGTGAAGGTCGACACGCTCGAGGGTGCGATCGACGCGCTGGAGGCGATCACGGACGGGCGCGACGCGCCGGCCTGCAGCTGATCCCACCGGTCGCCGGGGAGGACCGACAGCCCGAGCAGGCGACAGCTCAGTAGTCGTCGTCGCTCGCCTCGAGCGTCGCGTACAGCGCCGCCACGATGTGTGGGGCGAGGTTGTCGTAGGTCCGCAGTTCGGCGCCCGCGAACGGATCGTCGTCGTCGAGGGGACGCAGCTGGAGGAGCGAGAGCGACGGCCCGTCGCGCAGCACTGCGGAGATGAGTCGGGCGGCGCGGCGTTCCGGGTGCCTGTGCGCGGCGAGTCGTGCCGCCTCGTCGGCTGCGTGGGCGTCGGCGAGCAGCGGCGCGAAGGCGTCGTCGAGTTCGTTCTCGGCGCTCGGCGGTAGCACGACCACCTCCTGTACGAGCGCGCACCCGGCGACCGAGCCGGGCCAGGTGGTGGTGGCGAGGAACTCCTCGAGTGCGGGACTGCCGCCCTCGACGTCGTCGGGGAACGATTCCTGCGCGATCGGGGTGTACTCGTGACCTTCGTCGAGTTGCTCGGCGAGGGTGGGTTCGGCCGCTGCGAGAAGCACGGTCGGGACGAGCGCGAACATCACGGGAGGGCGGTCCCAACCGTCCGCATCCGCGAAATCGATGATCTCGTGGACGGCGCGCGCGAGTGCTTGTTCGGAAGGTACGGGAAGACGTTGGCTCACCGGCCTATCCTGGCACCCGTACGCGGGTGTGCGCTGCCGGACCTGCGTCGTGCGACCCCCGCTACGAGGATTCCGTAGAGTGGGGCGAAACGGTCACTCCGTGAGAACGAGGCGTGTTCGCACACGTTCGTCGAGCGCGAGATGTACAGATGCGGTGCGTTCGCGCCGCCGGACGAGTTGGGAGCGTGGCACGTGGGCATGAGGCCCCCGACCGGAGTACCTACATTGTCGAAGCGGAGCAGAGTTCTGCTGATCCTGGCAGTGGTGGCGGCTGTGCTGCTCCTGCTGGGACCGCGGTTGGTGGACACTTACACCAACTGGCTCTGGTTCGGCGAGGTCGACTTCCGGGACGTTTACGTCAAAGTTCTCCTGACCCGGATCGCACTGTTCCTGGTGGTCGGGTTGTTCATCGGCGGTGTCGTCTGGCTCGCGATGCTGCTCGCCTACCGGTCGCGCCCGGTCTTCGTGCCGACTACGGGTCCCAACGATCCGGTGGCGCGCTATCGCACCACCGTGATGACCCGCATGCGTGCCTTCGGGATCGGCATCCCGGTCGTCCTGGGTGTGCTGTCGGGCCTGGTCGCCCAGGCCGGCTGGGTCACCGTGCAGATGTTCTTCAACGGCGGCGATTTCGGCACCACCGATCCGCAGTTCGGCCTCGACGTCGGCTTCTACGCCTTCGACCTGCCGTTCTACCGTTTCGTGCTCAACTGGTTCTTCGTCGCGATCGTGCTCGGGTTCATCGCGAACCTGGTCACGCACTACATCTTCGGCGGAATCCGTCTCGCCGGTCGCGGCGGAAGCATGTCGACGGCCTCGCGTGTCCAGCTCGCCGTCCTCGCCGGTCTGTTCGTCGCGTTCAAGGCGGTCGCCTACTGGCTCGACCGCTACGAATTGCTCTGGAGCAGCCGCAAGGAACCGACCTTCACAGGCGGTGGCTTCACCGACATCAACGCGGTCCTGCCCGCCAAGCTGATCCTCCTCGCGATCGCCGTCATCTGCGCGATCGCATTCTTCGCCGCGATCTTCCTGCGCGACCTGCGGATTCCTGCGCTCGCGACAGCGTTGCTCGTGCTCTCGTCGATCCTCGTCGGTGCGGTGTACCCGCTCATGGTCGAGCAGTTCTCGGTCCGCCCGAACGCTGCCGACAAGGAGAGCGAGTACATCGAGCGCAACATCGCCGCGACCCGCGAGGCGTACGGCATCACCGACGACAAGGTGACCTACGAGGACTATCCGGGCGTGGGCACCACCTCACCCGAGAGCATCCCGGCCGACATCACCACGATCGCGAACGCCCGCCTGCTCGACCCGAACGTGCTTCCCCGTACGTTCACGCAGCAGACCCAGCTGAAGAACTTCTACGGCTATCCCGAGTCGCTCGACATCGACCGGTACGAGCTCGACGGTCGTATGGAGGACTACATCGTCGCGGCGCGTGAGCTCTCACCCACGAGCCTGACCGGCAACCAGACCGACTGGATCAACCGCCACACCGTGTACACGCACGGCAACGGTCTCGTCGCAGCGCCGGCCAACCGCGTGAACGCCGCCGCGAGTGCCTCGGCGGAGGAGGCCGCGAACAGCAACAGCGGCTATCCCGTCTACTTCGTCAGCGACCTGGCGTCGCTCGCCGCGGAGAACCAGGTCATCCCCGTCGAGCAGCCCCGCATCTACTACGGCGAGGTCATCGCGGAAGCCGATCCGGACTACGCGATCGTCGGCAACAGCGCCGATTCGTCCGGACCGCGCGAGTACGACACCGACACCGAGAAGTACACCTATACAGGTTCGGGCGGCGTCGACATCGGCAACTGGTTCAACCGCCTGGCTTTCGCCGCGAAGTACGGCGAGCGCAACATCCTGTTCTCGAGCGCCATCGGCAGCGATTCGAAGATCCTCTTCAACCGCGACCCGCGTGAGCGCGTGACCAAGGTCGCCCCGTGGCTGACCGCCGACGGCGACGCCTACCCGGCGGCGATCGACGGCCGCATCAAGTGGGTCGTCGACGCGTACACCACGCTCGACTACTACCCCTATGCGCAGCGTGCGTCGCTCGAGGGACTCGTCGAGGACAGCATCGACCAGAACACCGGCAGACTGCTTCCGCGCAAGGAGGTCTCCTACATCCGCAACTCGGTCAAGGCCACGGTCGACGCGTACGACGGCACCGTCACGCTCTACCAGGTCGACGAGCAGGATCCGGTCCTGAAGGCGTGGATGGGGGTCTTCCCCGATGCGGTGACCCCGCAGGACCAGATCTCCGACGAGTTGCGCGCGCACTTCCGGTACCCGGAGGATCTGTTCAAGGTGCAGCGCGAGATGCTCGCGAAGTACCACGTCGACGACCCGCGCGAGTTCTTCACGAACAACGCGTTCTGGTCGGTGCCGGCCGATCCGACGGTCGACACCAGCGCGAACCAACCGCCCTACTACCTGTTGATGGGCGATCGTGAGACGGCGGATCCGCGGTTCCGCCTCACCTCGGCGATGGTGGGCTACAACCGGCAGTTCCTGTCGGCGTACATCTCGGTCGAATCCGATCCCGAGGACTACGGCAAGTTCACGATCCTGCAGCTCCCGACGGATACGCAGACCTTCGGTCCGGAGCAGACCCAGAACGCGATGATCTCCGACACCCGAGTGGCCTCCGAACGGACCCTCCTCGAACGGTCCAACCGGATCCAGTACGGCAACCTGCTCACCTTGCCCATCGCGGACGGCGGCATCCTGTACGTCCAGCCGATGTACACCGAACGCAACGCGACGGCGGGCAGCACGTCGACCTTCCCGCAGCTGTCGCGTGTGCTCGTCAGCTATCGGGAGCCGGGTGCCAGCGGCGGCGTCCGGATCGGTTACGCGCCCACTCTCGCAGGGGCACTCGACCAGGTCTTCGGATCCGGTGTCGGCGACGCGGCCACCGCTCCCGGTGGTGAGGCGCTGCCGACGGCCGAGGTCGAGGACGAGACGCGGGGTGAGGTGATCGAGGGCACCACGGACGAGAACCGGCCTGCCGATCAGCAGCAACAGCAGCCGGCTGCGCCGGCTCCGACCGCGCCGGCGAACCGCGATGCTGCGGTCGCCGAACTCGACTCGGCGCTCGCGGAGCTGTCCAACGCTCAGACCAGCGGCGATTTCGAGGCCTACGGGCGTGCGCTGCGACGGGTGCAGCAGGCGGTCGACGCCTACGAGTCCACCGGCGGCTGATCCGGGAACGAATCGGACAGGACGGAATCGGATACGACGAAGGCCCGCGGTTCGCACCGCGGGCCTTCGTTGCGTTCGTCGAGGCGGTCGGTGTCAGCGACCGGCCAGCGTGATGTCGACGATCTGCGCGAACTCGGCGCCGAGGCCGTACTGCTCGGCGAGCTGGTTCGCGGTGTCGACGGCCTGGGTGACCTCGGCCGGCAGTGCGGGGGCCGGAGCGGCGGGCGCCGGGGCCGGAGCCTCGGGGGCGGGCGCCGGAGCCTCGGGCGCGGGCGCCGACTCGGTGGTCAGGTATTGACCGCAGACGGGCCACGCACCCGGACCCTGTGTCTTCAGGGTGTTCTCGGCGACGCGGATCTGCTCGGCCTTGGAGGCCTGGTCGGCGCGGCCGCTGCCGCCGTTGGCCTCCCAGGTGCTCTGCGAGAACTGCAAACCGCCGTAGTAGCCGTTGCCGGTGTTGATGGCCCAGTTGCCCCCGCTTTCGCACTGGGCGACGCCGTCCCAATTGTGCGAGGCGGCGGACGCGGTGCCGGTGGCGAGCGCGAACGGAACCGCGGCGAGTGCACCGGTGACGACGGCAGTGCGGAATGCACGCGTGCTGAAGATGGTCATGCTGTGGAGTCCTTCCCGCGCTCGCGGAAGCGCGACGGCCCTCGTCGATCTCGGACGACGGAGAGTGTCTCCGTCCGGATCGGGGACCGTGTCGATCGCGTCCCTGCCCCTCGGGTCTTCGTAGGCACCGGATCCCGCGGGGCAGAACTGGCGGCGGCGGGCCGGTGGTGGCTCGGCTGTTTCGAGCCGGGACCGACAGTACAAAGCCCGTCGCGGCTCGTCATCCCGCAACGTGAAGCCCCGGTGTCCACGTTGTGGGATGGGACCGTTGTGTTTGCGCTGCTCAGGGCGTAGATAACAGCGGGAGATGCATGATCGTTACACCTCCGTTATGTGGCGATAGTCATGACGGAACTGTGAACCGGGCCACCCGCGGGGGTCTCGATGCGAGTTGTGGACGCGGCGGATCCACGTCCGACGAGGCGATTTGCTTTCCGTTTCTGCGCTCGTGTAAGTTCGTTCATGCAACGCGGGGTGGAGCAGCTCGGTAGCTCGCTGGGCTCATAACCCAGAGGTCGCAGGTTCAAATCCTGTCCCCGCTACCACCACGAAGGCCGGTCGTCTCGGACGACCGGCCTTCGTTCGTTCGAGGGCTCACGCCCCGGCGGTGGTGTACTCGCTCTCCGGATCTTCCGGCACATCCATCTCCACCAGCACCCGGCGCAGCAGCTTGCCCGTCGCGTTGCGGGGCAACTCGTCGAGGAACACCACCTCGCGCGGAACCTTGTACCGGGCGAGATTGGACTTCACGAACGCTTTGATGTCCTCGGCATCGCGGGTCGACTCGGGGGAGGGGACCACGAAGGCGCGCAGGCGCTGCCCGAACTCGGGATCCGGAACGCCCACCACGGCGGCGTCGAGCACGTCCTCGCGTTCGGCGAGCAGGTTCTCGACCTCGAGTGGATAGACGTTCTCCCCGCCCGAGACGATCATGTCGTCGTCGCGGCCGTCGACGAACAGCAGTCCGTTCTCGTCCCAGTGCCCGATATCGCCGATCGACAGCAGCCCGTCGATGCGTTCCTTGTCGCGACCGTCGGTGTAACCGGCGAAGGACAGGCCGCTCGAGACGAAGATGCGACCGGGGACGTGCGGTTCGGTGATGCGGTTGCCGTCGTCGTCGAACAGGACCACGCGGCAGGTCACCGGTGGGCGCCCCGCCGTGCCGGGTGCTTGCCGGACGTCGCCGGGAGTCGCCACTGTGGCGACGGCGCACTCGGTGGATCCGTACAGGTTGTACAGCACGTGCCCGAAGGCCTCCGTCGTCCTGCGGCACACGTCGGGCGACAGGGAGGATCCAGCTGAGAAGACGATCCTCAGGCTCGAGGTGTCGTACTCGGCGATCTTGTCCGGTCCGAGGTCGAGGATCCGCTGCAGCATGGTGGGCACGACGACCAGTACGTTCGCGCCGTGCTGCTCGACGAGGCTCAACGTGTCGACGGGGGAGAAGCGCCGCATCATCACCACGGTCTGTCCGAGTGCGAGGGCGAGCGCGAACTGCGAGACGCCGGTGCCGTGGAAGGCGGGCGCCGCCATCAGCATCGTCTGTCCGGGTCGCAACGGCACGCGATCGAGGAACTGGGCCGACGCGAACGGCGACGTGCGACCGCGCGGCGCCCCCTTGGGGGTGCCGGTGGTGCCGCTCGTGAGCAGCACGAAGCCGCCGAAGACCTTCGGGGCGGGCAGGGACGAGCCGTCCAGTCCCTCGAACGAGTCGTCCAGCGTCGGGATGCCGGGAACCTCGTCGTCGACCCACGAGACGTACCGGCGCACGTTCTCCGGGAGAGCGGACACGACGTCGGCGAACTCGCTGTCGAAGACGAACGCCGAGACCTGCTCGCGGGCGGCGACGTCGACCAGCTGCCGGGGTGCGAAACCGGTGTTCATCATCACGAGCCGCACCCCGAGTTTGGCCGTGGCGAGCATCGTCAGCACGAGTCCGCGGTGGTTGCGGGCCATGATCCCCATGACCGATCCCGCTTCGATCCCGTCGCGCTGCCACGCGCGCACGAGGGCGTTCGATCGGGCTTCGAGTTCTTTGTAGGTGACATCGCCGGCCTCGTCGACCAGTGCGACGGCGTCGAGGCCGCGCTCGGCCTGCGCGTGTACGGCTCCCGCGAACGGCCCGTACTTGTTGGCCGCGAGGATGGTCCCGATGCTGTGGTCCACGCGTGGGAAATGCAGCAGACCGGCGCGATGGAGTACTGCGAGTGATCCGACGGTGTCCTTGACCTGGCCGATCGTGTCGTCGAGCGTGATCCGCCCGCCGGTGATCCTGCCGAGAATGTCCTGACCGAGCATCCGTCCCCCTAGCTGTGTGTCGGCGTCAGGACACACAGTAGCGGTGACGTAGCTCACATTCCAGGCATTCCTCCCGGCACGGAAGAACCCCCGCCGCGCGCGGCGAGGGTTCGTCCCCCGATGGATCCTCCGAAACACCCGGTTCCGTCGTCGGCTCGGGCCCCATCCACCCGGAGTGCGCCGACGGAACCCATGACCCGAGTGCTATTTCAGTTCGGAGGACGACTTGCCGAGCACCCGTCGAGCGACGATGAGCTGCTGGATCTGCTGGGTGCCCTCGAAGATGTCGAGAATCTTGGAATCGCGTGCCCACTTCTCGAGCAGCGGCCGCTGCGAGTAGCCGTAAGTGCCGGCGAGTTCGACGGCCTTGAGCGAGACCGCGGTACCGGTACGGCCGGCCTTCGCTTTGGACACCGACGCCTCGAGGGAGTTGGGCTTCTTGTTGTCGGCCATCCACGTCGCGCGCAGCGCGAGCAGGTAGGCCGCCTCCCAGTCGGCCTCGAGTGCGAGGAACTCGGCGGCCGCGGCGTGCTGGTTGTTCGCGGGGATGTCGTAGGAGACCTCCACACCGGCGTCCTTCAGGATCGACCGCAGTTCCTCGAGCACCGCGCGGCCGAGACCCACGGCCATGCCGGCCACGATCGGACGGGT harbors:
- a CDS encoding acyl-CoA synthetase; protein product: MLGQDILGRITGGRITLDDTIGQVKDTVGSLAVLHRAGLLHFPRVDHSIGTILAANKYGPFAGAVHAQAERGLDAVALVDEAGDVTYKELEARSNALVRAWQRDGIEAGSVMGIMARNHRGLVLTMLATAKLGVRLVMMNTGFAPRQLVDVAAREQVSAFVFDSEFADVVSALPENVRRYVSWVDDEVPGIPTLDDSFEGLDGSSLPAPKVFGGFVLLTSGTTGTPKGAPRGRTSPFASAQFLDRVPLRPGQTMLMAAPAFHGTGVSQFALALALGQTVVMMRRFSPVDTLSLVEQHGANVLVVVPTMLQRILDLGPDKIAEYDTSSLRIVFSAGSSLSPDVCRRTTEAFGHVLYNLYGSTECAVATVATPGDVRQAPGTAGRPPVTCRVVLFDDDGNRITEPHVPGRIFVSSGLSFAGYTDGRDKERIDGLLSIGDIGHWDENGLLFVDGRDDDMIVSGGENVYPLEVENLLAEREDVLDAAVVGVPDPEFGQRLRAFVVPSPESTRDAEDIKAFVKSNLARYKVPREVVFLDELPRNATGKLLRRVLVEMDVPEDPESEYTTAGA
- a CDS encoding transglycosylase family protein, producing MTIFSTRAFRTAVVTGALAAVPFALATGTASAASHNWDGVAQCESGGNWAINTGNGYYGGLQFSQSTWEANGGSGRADQASKAEQIRVAENTLKTQGPGAWPVCGQYLTTESAPAPEAPAPAPEAPAPAPAAPAPALPAEVTQAVDTANQLAEQYGLGAEFAQIVDITLAGR
- a CDS encoding UPF0182 family protein, with translation MGMRPPTGVPTLSKRSRVLLILAVVAAVLLLLGPRLVDTYTNWLWFGEVDFRDVYVKVLLTRIALFLVVGLFIGGVVWLAMLLAYRSRPVFVPTTGPNDPVARYRTTVMTRMRAFGIGIPVVLGVLSGLVAQAGWVTVQMFFNGGDFGTTDPQFGLDVGFYAFDLPFYRFVLNWFFVAIVLGFIANLVTHYIFGGIRLAGRGGSMSTASRVQLAVLAGLFVAFKAVAYWLDRYELLWSSRKEPTFTGGGFTDINAVLPAKLILLAIAVICAIAFFAAIFLRDLRIPALATALLVLSSILVGAVYPLMVEQFSVRPNAADKESEYIERNIAATREAYGITDDKVTYEDYPGVGTTSPESIPADITTIANARLLDPNVLPRTFTQQTQLKNFYGYPESLDIDRYELDGRMEDYIVAARELSPTSLTGNQTDWINRHTVYTHGNGLVAAPANRVNAAASASAEEAANSNSGYPVYFVSDLASLAAENQVIPVEQPRIYYGEVIAEADPDYAIVGNSADSSGPREYDTDTEKYTYTGSGGVDIGNWFNRLAFAAKYGERNILFSSAIGSDSKILFNRDPRERVTKVAPWLTADGDAYPAAIDGRIKWVVDAYTTLDYYPYAQRASLEGLVEDSIDQNTGRLLPRKEVSYIRNSVKATVDAYDGTVTLYQVDEQDPVLKAWMGVFPDAVTPQDQISDELRAHFRYPEDLFKVQREMLAKYHVDDPREFFTNNAFWSVPADPTVDTSANQPPYYLLMGDRETADPRFRLTSAMVGYNRQFLSAYISVESDPEDYGKFTILQLPTDTQTFGPEQTQNAMISDTRVASERTLLERSNRIQYGNLLTLPIADGGILYVQPMYTERNATAGSTSTFPQLSRVLVSYREPGASGGVRIGYAPTLAGALDQVFGSGVGDAATAPGGEALPTAEVEDETRGEVIEGTTDENRPADQQQQQPAAPAPTAPANRDAAVAELDSALAELSNAQTSGDFEAYGRALRRVQQAVDAYESTGG
- a CDS encoding zinc-dependent metalloprotease; the protein is MSDTPFGFSNPDDDPDRKKDEGSGSGGSGGGIPFGFGLPGSGGGDNPFGGQGFDPAQFGQMLSQFGQMLSGMGSAMGSGGGSGPVNYDIATKLARQQIGSVTPVSPRTADAVADAARLAELWLDAATTLPAGASKAVAWTPIDWLDNTLETWKRLCDPIAEQVNGMMLSGLPEEARAMAGPMMGMFSQMGGVAFGSQLGQALGQLSKEVLTSTDIGLPLGPEGTAALLPAAVESFGEGLEQPAQEVLVFLAAREAAHQRLYSHVPWLRQRMLATVEEYARGIRMDMSSIEDLAQGLDPSALSDPSKLEEILKQGAFEPQTTPEQKAALERLETMLALVEGWVETVVADALGERLPGASALTETLRRRRATGGPAEQTFATLVGLELRPRKVREAAALWRRLTTDAGTDARDHVWEHPDLLPDSSDLDNPAAFVDRVIGGGTGAFEDPIAQLQATMEREQAERDRAAEDGPGEDRPGDDSTS
- a CDS encoding YlbL family protein; translation: MNRRYVLPLALVLPILVIVVVAFNVRAPYVALGPGPVFDTLGEVEGTPVVALDGIEADETEGSLYMTTVGVTDNLTLAQTVTAWLSGRYGVAPREQVYPPDRSKDEVQAVDQAQFAQSERSAELAALHYLDLPVTLRIAEVGQDAPASGVLEPGDRIVAVGGEAMRTAGQVQRAVGEVAPGESVDITVVRGDAEESFDVPVGPRPGDADKGFLGIATEEVPEVPFEVTFNLADIGGPSAGLMFSLAVVDKLSPGLLNGGLSVAGTGTIDSDGVVGPIGGITHKLTAASEDGATVFLVPAENCAEALSGAPEGVQLVKVDTLEGAIDALEAITDGRDAPACS
- a CDS encoding PPA1309 family protein gives rise to the protein MSQRLPVPSEQALARAVHEIIDFADADGWDRPPVMFALVPTVLLAAAEPTLAEQLDEGHEYTPIAQESFPDDVEGGSPALEEFLATTTWPGSVAGCALVQEVVVLPPSAENELDDAFAPLLADAHAADEAARLAAHRHPERRAARLISAVLRDGPSLSLLQLRPLDDDDPFAGAELRTYDNLAPHIVAALYATLEASDDDY